One region of Cygnus atratus isolate AKBS03 ecotype Queensland, Australia chromosome 25, CAtr_DNAZoo_HiC_assembly, whole genome shotgun sequence genomic DNA includes:
- the G6PC1 gene encoding glucose-6-phosphatase catalytic subunit 1 isoform X1, with protein MEAGMNVLHDAGIQATRWLQEHFQGSQDWFLFISFAADLRNTFFVLFPLWFHFCEPVGIRLIWVAVIGDWLNLVFKWILFGERPYWWVHETDYYSNASTPAIQQFPLTCETGPGSPSGHAMGAAGVYYVMVTALLSIVSGKRQSKTLKYWVLWMALWTGFWAVQVCVCLSRVFIAAHFPHQVIAGVFSGMAVAETFQHVRSIYHASLRRYLGVTTFLFSFALGFYLLLRALGVDLLWTLEKAQRWCAHPEWVHIDTTPFASLLRNLGILFGLGLALNSHMYLESCRGKQGRQLPFRLGCAAASLLVLHLFDAFRPPSHLQLLFYVLSFCKSAAVPLATVGLIPYCVSQLLATQDKKGV; from the exons atggAGGCCGGCATGAACGTCCTGCACGACGCGGGCATCCAGGCCACgcgctggctgcaggagcacttCCAGGGCTCCCAGGACTGGTTCCTCTTCATCTCCTTCGCCGCCGACCTCAGGAACACTTTTTTcgtcctttttcctctctggttCCATTTCTGCGAGCCGGTGGGCATCCGGCTCATCTGGGTGGCCGTGATCGGGGACTGGCTCAACCTCGTCTTCAAGTG gaTCCTGTTTGGGGAGAGACCCTACTGGTGGGTGCACGAGACGGACTACTACAGCAACGCCTCCACCCCAGCCATCCAGCAGTTCCCACTCACCTGCGAGACCGGCCCCG GGAGCCCCTCTGGCCACGCCATGGGCGCAGCAGGCGTGTACTACGTGATGGTGACCGCCCTGCTCTCCATCGTGTCGGGCAAGAGGCAGTCGAAGACGCTGAAGTACTG GGTTTTGTGGATGGCGCTTTGGACGGGCTTCTGGGCGGTCCAGGTCTGCGTCTGTCTGTCCCGAGTCTTCATCGCCGCCCACTTCCCCCACCAGGTCATCGCGGGGGTCTTCTCCG GCATGGCGGTGGCCGAGACCTTCCAGCACGTCCGCTCCATCTACCACGCCAGCCTCCGCAGGTACCTGGGCGTCACCACCTTCCTCTTCAGCTTCGCCCTGGGCTTCTACCTGCTGCTGCGGGCGCTCGGCGTGGACTTGCTCTGGACCCTGGAGAAGGCGCAGAGGTGGTGCGCCCACCCCGAGTGGGTCCACATCGACACCACCCCCTTCGCCAGCCTCCTCCGCAACCTGGGCATCCTCttcgggctggggctggccctcAACTCCCACATGTACCTGGAGAGCTGCCGGGGGAAGCAGGGCCGGCAGCTGCCCTTCCGCCTGGGCTGCGCCGCCGCCTCGCTGCTCGTCCTGCACCTCTTCGACGCCTTCAGGCCGCCCTCgcacctgcagctgctcttctACGTCCTCTCCTTCTGCAAGAGCGCCGCCGTGCCCCTGGCCACCGTCGGCCTCATCCCCTACTGCgtctcccagctcctggccacGCAGGACAAGAAGGGCGTCTAG
- the G6PC1 gene encoding glucose-6-phosphatase catalytic subunit 1 isoform X2 produces the protein MEAGMNVLHDAGIQATRWLQEHFQGSQDWFLFISFAADLRNTFFVLFPLWFHFCEPVGIRLIWVAVIGDWLNLVFKWILFGERPYWWVHETDYYSNASTPAIQQFPLTCETGPGSPSGHAMGAAGVYYVMVTALLSIVSGKRHPFAPCRVLWMALWTGFWAVQVCVCLSRVFIAAHFPHQVIAGVFSGMAVAETFQHVRSIYHASLRRYLGVTTFLFSFALGFYLLLRALGVDLLWTLEKAQRWCAHPEWVHIDTTPFASLLRNLGILFGLGLALNSHMYLESCRGKQGRQLPFRLGCAAASLLVLHLFDAFRPPSHLQLLFYVLSFCKSAAVPLATVGLIPYCVSQLLATQDKKGV, from the exons atggAGGCCGGCATGAACGTCCTGCACGACGCGGGCATCCAGGCCACgcgctggctgcaggagcacttCCAGGGCTCCCAGGACTGGTTCCTCTTCATCTCCTTCGCCGCCGACCTCAGGAACACTTTTTTcgtcctttttcctctctggttCCATTTCTGCGAGCCGGTGGGCATCCGGCTCATCTGGGTGGCCGTGATCGGGGACTGGCTCAACCTCGTCTTCAAGTG gaTCCTGTTTGGGGAGAGACCCTACTGGTGGGTGCACGAGACGGACTACTACAGCAACGCCTCCACCCCAGCCATCCAGCAGTTCCCACTCACCTGCGAGACCGGCCCCG GGAGCCCCTCTGGCCACGCCATGGGCGCAGCAGGCGTGTACTACGTGATGGTGACCGCCCTGCTCTCCATCGTGTCGGGCAAGAGGCA CCCCTTTGCCCCTTGCAGGGTTTTGTGGATGGCGCTTTGGACGGGCTTCTGGGCGGTCCAGGTCTGCGTCTGTCTGTCCCGAGTCTTCATCGCCGCCCACTTCCCCCACCAGGTCATCGCGGGGGTCTTCTCCG GCATGGCGGTGGCCGAGACCTTCCAGCACGTCCGCTCCATCTACCACGCCAGCCTCCGCAGGTACCTGGGCGTCACCACCTTCCTCTTCAGCTTCGCCCTGGGCTTCTACCTGCTGCTGCGGGCGCTCGGCGTGGACTTGCTCTGGACCCTGGAGAAGGCGCAGAGGTGGTGCGCCCACCCCGAGTGGGTCCACATCGACACCACCCCCTTCGCCAGCCTCCTCCGCAACCTGGGCATCCTCttcgggctggggctggccctcAACTCCCACATGTACCTGGAGAGCTGCCGGGGGAAGCAGGGCCGGCAGCTGCCCTTCCGCCTGGGCTGCGCCGCCGCCTCGCTGCTCGTCCTGCACCTCTTCGACGCCTTCAGGCCGCCCTCgcacctgcagctgctcttctACGTCCTCTCCTTCTGCAAGAGCGCCGCCGTGCCCCTGGCCACCGTCGGCCTCATCCCCTACTGCgtctcccagctcctggccacGCAGGACAAGAAGGGCGTCTAG
- the LOC118259110 gene encoding alanyl-tRNA editing protein Aarsd1 isoform X1, which translates to MVFQCQRDSWARQFTTRVVSCQAAELRPEGGGEPVRGFQVVLEDTILFPEGGGQPDDRGLIGDVPVLRVTRRGPEAIHFVQTALEPGAAVLLSLDWERRFDHMQQHSGQHLITAIADLMFGFKTTSWELGRQRSVIELDTPCVTAEQIEALERSVNEKIRERVPVTVRELAADDPEVETVRSRGLPDDHTGPVRVINIEGVDSNMCCGTHVSNLSDLQVIKLLGTEKGKKNKTNLVFLAGNRVLKSIEQSHNTEKALTSLLKNGPSEHVEAVKRLQSSVKLLQKNNLNLLRDIAVLIARDFKSKPVQSQLFVLHRKEGDSEFMNIIANEIGTEETLLFLTVGDEKEAGLFLLAGPVEAVENLGPRVAELLGGKGAGKRGRFQGKATKMSRRGEVEALLQEFVSHQRAET; encoded by the exons ATGGTGTTCCAGTGCCAGCGGGACAGCTGGGCCCGGCAG TTCACCACCAGGGTGGTGTCGTGCCAGGCGGCGGAGCTGCGGCCcgagggcggcggggagccggtGCGGGGCTTCCAGGTGGTGCTGGAGGACACCATCCTCTTCCCCGAGGGAGGCGGGCAG CCCGACGACCGCGGGCTCATCGGCGACGTGCCGGTGCTGCGTGTCACCCGCCGGGGCCCCGAGGCCATTCATTTCGTGCAGACGGCACTGGAGCCGGGCGCCGCCGTGCTGCTGTCGCTGGACTGGGAGCGTCGCTTCGACCACATGCAGCAGCACTCAG GACAGCACCTCATCACTGCCATTGCAGACCTGATGTTTGGATTCAAAACGACTTCATG GGAGCTGGGCCGTCAGCGAAGTGTCATCGAGCTGGACACCCCCTGCGTGACGGCGGAGCAAATAGAAGCCCTGGAGAGGAGCGTGAACGAGAAGATCCGGGAGAGGGTGCCCGTGACAGTGCGGGAGCTGGCTGCGGATGACCCCGAAGTTGAAACA GTGAGAAGCCGTGGCTTACCGGATGACCACACAGGGCCAGTGCGAGTTATAAACATCGAAGGCGTAGACTCCAACATGTGCTGCGGGACTCACGTCTCCAACCTGAGCGACTTGCag gttATTAAACTCCTTGgcacagaaaaagggaaaaagaacaaaaccaacttGGTTTTCCTGGCAGGGAACAGAGTTCTGAAGTCAATTGAACAAAGTCACAACACTGAGAAGGCTCTAACCTCACTGCTCAA aaatggacCCAGTGAGCACGTTGAGGCCGTGAAGAGGTTGCAGAGTTCAGTGAAACTGCTTCAGAAG aatAACTTGAACCTGCTTAGAGACATTGCTGTTTTGATAGCGCGGGACTTCAAGAGCAAACCTGTTCAGAGTCAGCTGTTTGTGTTACACAG GAAAGAGGGTGACTCTGAGTTCATGAACATCATCGCTAATGAGATAGGGACAGAG GAAACCCTGCTGTTCCTGACCGTGGGAGATGAAAAAGAAGCAGGACTCTTCCTTCTAGCTGGACCTGTTGAAGCAGTTGAGAATTTAGGTCCCAG ggtggcagagctgctgggaggcaAAGGAGCTGGGAAGCGAGGCCGCTTTCAGGGCAAGGCGACCAAAATGAGTCGGCGAGGAGAAGTGGAAGCTCTGCTCCAGGAATTCGTCAGCCACCAAAGAGCTGAAACATAA
- the LOC118259110 gene encoding alanyl-tRNA editing protein Aarsd1 isoform X3: MARQHAKTLWYDRPRYVFLEFCVEDSRDVKVVIEDHRVVFSCKNADGVEFYNEINLYGRVNSKDSQDKRSDRSITCFIRKWKEKVAWPRITKENIKPAWLSVDFDNWRDWEGDEEVERAMVEEYAELLQKVTDKGPAPTMDDLDFTTRVVSCQAAELRPEGGGEPVRGFQVVLEDTILFPEGGGQPDDRGLIGDVPVLRVTRRGPEAIHFVQTALEPGAAVLLSLDWERRFDHMQQHSGQHLITAIADLMFGFKTTSWELGRQRSVIELDTPCVTAEQIEALERSVNEKIRERVPVTVRELAADDPEVETVRSRGLPDDHTGPVRVINIEGVDSNMCCGTHVSNLSDLQVIKLLGTEKGKKNKTNLVFLAGNRVLKSIEQSHNTEKALTSLLKNGPSEHVEAVKRLQSSVKLLQKNNLNLLRDIAVLIARDFKSKPVQSQLFVLHRKEGDSEFMNIIANEIGTEETLLFLTVGDEKEAGLFLLAGPVEAVENLGPRVAELLGGKGAGKRGRFQGKATKMSRRGEVEALLQEFVSHQRAET; this comes from the exons ATGGCGAG GCAACACGCAAAGACGCTGTGGTACGACCGCCCGCGGTACGTCTTCCTGGAGTTCTGCGTGGAGGACAGCAGAGACGTTAAAGTCGTCATCGAGGATCACCGGGTGGTGTTCag TTGCAAAAATGCAGATGGAGTGGAGTTCTACAATGAGATCAACCTGTACGGCAGGGTGAACTCCAAG GATTCACAAGACAAGCGCTCTGATCGCTCCATCACGTGCTTCATAAGGAAGTGGAAGGAGAAAGTGGCATGGCCCCGTATCACCAAGGAGAACATCAAG ccagcTTGGCTCTCCGTCGACTTCGACAACTGGCGAGACTGGGAAGGAGACGAGGAGGTGGAGAGGGCCATGGTGGAGGAGTACGCCGAG ctcctgcagaaggtCACGGATAAGGGCCCTGCCCCTACCATGGATGACCTGGAC TTCACCACCAGGGTGGTGTCGTGCCAGGCGGCGGAGCTGCGGCCcgagggcggcggggagccggtGCGGGGCTTCCAGGTGGTGCTGGAGGACACCATCCTCTTCCCCGAGGGAGGCGGGCAG CCCGACGACCGCGGGCTCATCGGCGACGTGCCGGTGCTGCGTGTCACCCGCCGGGGCCCCGAGGCCATTCATTTCGTGCAGACGGCACTGGAGCCGGGCGCCGCCGTGCTGCTGTCGCTGGACTGGGAGCGTCGCTTCGACCACATGCAGCAGCACTCAG GACAGCACCTCATCACTGCCATTGCAGACCTGATGTTTGGATTCAAAACGACTTCATG GGAGCTGGGCCGTCAGCGAAGTGTCATCGAGCTGGACACCCCCTGCGTGACGGCGGAGCAAATAGAAGCCCTGGAGAGGAGCGTGAACGAGAAGATCCGGGAGAGGGTGCCCGTGACAGTGCGGGAGCTGGCTGCGGATGACCCCGAAGTTGAAACA GTGAGAAGCCGTGGCTTACCGGATGACCACACAGGGCCAGTGCGAGTTATAAACATCGAAGGCGTAGACTCCAACATGTGCTGCGGGACTCACGTCTCCAACCTGAGCGACTTGCag gttATTAAACTCCTTGgcacagaaaaagggaaaaagaacaaaaccaacttGGTTTTCCTGGCAGGGAACAGAGTTCTGAAGTCAATTGAACAAAGTCACAACACTGAGAAGGCTCTAACCTCACTGCTCAA aaatggacCCAGTGAGCACGTTGAGGCCGTGAAGAGGTTGCAGAGTTCAGTGAAACTGCTTCAGAAG aatAACTTGAACCTGCTTAGAGACATTGCTGTTTTGATAGCGCGGGACTTCAAGAGCAAACCTGTTCAGAGTCAGCTGTTTGTGTTACACAG GAAAGAGGGTGACTCTGAGTTCATGAACATCATCGCTAATGAGATAGGGACAGAG GAAACCCTGCTGTTCCTGACCGTGGGAGATGAAAAAGAAGCAGGACTCTTCCTTCTAGCTGGACCTGTTGAAGCAGTTGAGAATTTAGGTCCCAG ggtggcagagctgctgggaggcaAAGGAGCTGGGAAGCGAGGCCGCTTTCAGGGCAAGGCGACCAAAATGAGTCGGCGAGGAGAAGTGGAAGCTCTGCTCCAGGAATTCGTCAGCCACCAAAGAGCTGAAACATAA
- the LOC118259110 gene encoding putative protein PTGES3L isoform X2: MARQHAKTLWYDRPRYVFLEFCVEDSRDVKVVIEDHRVVFSCKNADGVEFYNEINLYGRVNSKDSQDKRSDRSITCFIRKWKEKVAWPRITKENIKPAWLSVDFDNWRDWEGDEEVERAMVEEYAELLQKVTDKGPAPTMDDLDDDL, translated from the exons ATGGCGAG GCAACACGCAAAGACGCTGTGGTACGACCGCCCGCGGTACGTCTTCCTGGAGTTCTGCGTGGAGGACAGCAGAGACGTTAAAGTCGTCATCGAGGATCACCGGGTGGTGTTCag TTGCAAAAATGCAGATGGAGTGGAGTTCTACAATGAGATCAACCTGTACGGCAGGGTGAACTCCAAG GATTCACAAGACAAGCGCTCTGATCGCTCCATCACGTGCTTCATAAGGAAGTGGAAGGAGAAAGTGGCATGGCCCCGTATCACCAAGGAGAACATCAAG ccagcTTGGCTCTCCGTCGACTTCGACAACTGGCGAGACTGGGAAGGAGACGAGGAGGTGGAGAGGGCCATGGTGGAGGAGTACGCCGAG ctcctgcagaaggtCACGGATAAGGGCCCTGCCCCTACCATGGATGACCTGGAC GACGACCTCTGA